ACGCCATCGCCATGGGCCAGCACCGAACCCGATGCACTCACCGAGGCCTGCCGGTAGCCATTGCCCACGCTCACACCTGCGCCCAACTGGGCATACGGCGCACGGTAACCGACCAGTGCCGAGCCATTGTTGCCGGCCAGGTCCGAACGGTTGGCATTGACGTTGTACGTCAGGTTGCCGTCGTTGCCGCTGAGGCCGGCACGCTGGTCCAGGCTGCCGTCATTGTTGCGGGTGACCGAGTAGGTGGCGGTGCTGCGGGTCTGGCCGATGGGCATCGACACGGTGAACACCACCTGGTTGTTCTCGCCGTAGTTGTCGGTGAGGGTCTTGCTGGCATACACGCCGTAGGTCACGCCTTTGTGTTGGGTGTTGAAGCCCAGTTGCATCTGTTTGTCCTGGCGCGAAGACCCCCAATAATGCTGCTGGCTCATGTTGAGGTAGAACGAGCCACGGCTGCCCAGGGCCTGATTGACACTGGCCTCGACCTTGCTGCGCTTGGACAGGCCGAAATAGTCGTTGGGGTCCTGCAGGCGCACGGCCTCCTCGAAGTCACGGTAGCCCTCGGTGGAATAGCGATACCCGGCAAAACGCACCGAAGTGCCCGTCTCGAAGGCCTTGCCATAACGCACGCTCACGCTCTGGCCTTTTTGCTGGCCGCCCTGCGCCTGGGGCACATCCGCCTGGGCCTGGGTGACATCCACCGACACCGCCCCCAGGCTGCCCAGGCTCTTGCCGACGCCCACCACCCCGGCGCGGTAGAAATCCGCGCCCAGCAGGCCGCCATACAGCGTCAGGTCAAAAGGCAGGCCGTAGGCCAACGATGCCTGGGCAAATGCGGGGCGCTGGCCACCGTCCACAGCGTTGTATTCACCCAGGGTCATGCTGTAGCGCCAGGTTTTTTCCCGCAGCATATTGCCCAAGGTGGCGTAAGGCTGGGTGAAGCGGCGCTCGCGGCCGTCGGCCTCGGTGATGATGATTTCCAGGTCGCCGCTGCCCGAGGCGGCGTTGAGGTCATCGATCTCGAACGCGCCGGGGGCCACGTAGGTGGTATAGAGGGAAAAGCCGTTCTGGCGCACTTCAACCTTGGCCTGGCTTTCGGCAATGCCACGGATGATCGGCGCGTAACCCTGCATCGAGTCCGGCAACATGCCCATGTCCGACGCCACCTGCACGCCACGGAACGGGATGCTGTCGAACACATCCCCCGGCGTGAAACTCTCGCCCAGGGTCAGGGTGCCCTTGAGTGCGGTGAGGTCCCGTTGCGCGTAGGTGTTGCTGCGCTGCCAATCCTGCTGGCCCTCCTCATCCTGGCGGAATGAAGAGCTGCTGCGAAAACGCCAGTCGCCCAGATTGAAACCGCCATTGGCATACAGGTTGTACTGGCTGCCGCTGCCGCGCCTGTCAGACTGGGTCTGCGCTGCGGAAAACTGATAGTTGAGCATCGCCGCGTTAATGCCACGGTCCCAGTCTTGAGGCGCGACATAACCGGCCGCATCTCGGCGCAGGGCGATCTGCGGCACGCTGATATCGAGGGCCAGGTGGTTGGCGTCGAAACTCACCGACGCGCCCTCGACCATGGCCGCCAGGTCAATGCATGCCGGCAACGCGTCACCCGGCACCTGGAACGCCTCCAGCTTTACACCCAGTTCCTTGAGAAACGCCTCGGACAGACAAACCCGTACTTCACCGCTGGCTTCATCCTTGGCGAAGGTCATGTCGCGGCGGTCGAAAAAACTCTGGTTCAGGCGAATCACCACCGGGTAGGTGCCAGGACCAATGCTGCCGCTGTTGGCGATGGCGTCCAGGTCCAGGTTCGGCCCGGCGCTGGTGCCGCCAAAGGACTGCATGAAACTGGCATCAAACTTCGCCGGCTCTTCGGCAAACGCCACGCCGCCCATCAACGCGGCCAGCACGGCGGCGGACAAGCGCAAAGGCGTGAAGGGCACGGTCAGGCAGTCAAGGTTCAAGGCATAGGTTCGCATGGCAGCACTCAATACGAGGCCATCACGCTGCGGCGGCAACGTGTGGTCAGGTTCGCAAGGGAATGGACGACAGCGTCAGGGGGCGCTGGTGATGGCGACTTTGCTCGGCTCGCTGTAGCCGCCGAAATCATTGATGGCGGAGAACATCACCTCGCCGGTGCGGGCGGTGAACCCCGGCAGTGCGTAGCGCTGGCGGCTCATGGGGGCGACCATTTTCGGCTCGTCCACCTCGACGGTCTGCCCGCCGCCCATGGCCTTCACGCCAATAAACGACACGTGGAAGGCCGACGGGTTGTTCACCTCCAACAGGGTCTTGCCCTGTTCCTGCACCAGGCTCCAGCGCAGTTGCGGCAGTGCATCCAGCGTATTGCCCTGGAGGCCGGCGGGGCGGTAGAACAGTTTGATGCGGGTGCGCATGGCGATCTTCAGGGTGTTCTCGTCGGCCTTGGCGGCCACCGGAATTTCCTGGGCATTGAAATAGAACACCGACTCCCGGTCCTCGGGCAGCGCGCCCGGCACTTTCTGGATGCGCACCATCTGCTCTTTGTGCGGGTCCAGGCGAAACAGCGGTGGCGTGGCCACGAAGGGGGTCGGCGTGGTGTTGTCATCCGCCTCGGTGTTGACCCAGGTCTGCACTGCATAGGGCTGTGCGGTGGTGTTGCCAACGGTGATAGAGGCGTCGCGCTTGTTGCCGTCGAACACGATGCGCGTGCCGCCGAGCATCACACCGGCCTGGCTGATGCCGCTGAGCAGCATCAGGGCAAGTAGCGCCGTGCTTTTGAAAGGCGTGGTTTTGAAAGGGGTCACAAAACGTTTCATCTCGATCCTCCTCTTGGCGCCCCAACCCAAATGGGCCGGGGCGTTGCACAGGGCTTACTGGTAGTCGACGGTGAACGCCGCCTTGGCATTGGCCGGGCCCGCCGTGGCCGCGCCGGTAGCGATGTAGTTGGCGGTGAAGCGCAGCGGCTGGGTGAGGTCCAGGTACGGCGAGGACTCCAGGCCCACTTGCACGTCCTTGCCGGTGGCATCCTTGATCTGCACGGCGACGTTGGTGGCCACGCCGGCTTCCGGCGACAGGCCGATCCACTGGCCGCTGGCACCGGCGTTGCCGCTCAGGGACAGGAACTTCACCACGGCTTTCTTGCCGGTCACGCTGCAGCCTGGGGCGGTGGTGTCGATGGTCAGGGTGAACGCGCCACCGCCTGCCACTTGGCCGGCCGACGCCAGGGACGTCACGGGCACGCTGCCCAGGCCCACATCCCCGGCGCCGGCCGAACCGTTGAGGTCCTCGACTACCACCGGGCAGGTGTTGTCGGTGACGCTGCCGATGAAGTTGATTTCGCCGTCGGCCGCCAGTGCCGCCTGCGAAGTACCTGCCAGAACCAGGGCGAGGGTCAAACCTTTGAGAGCAAACTTTTTCATGATCACATCCACAGTTATGAAGGAGTGTCTGGTGGCCGAATGAAGGCCTTCAGACTCGGCGACGTGGCGGCCCAGGTAAGGGCCAGCGCGTTTCGTCTGGGTTCATTATCGAAAGATGGGCAGTACGGCTATGTAGGAAACGTCGCCTCACTTGTAGGAAAATTCCCACAAAAAAGTTCCGGATTTTCACCCAAAAAAAACCACGCCACAGGCTCGATGAACCGGTGGCGTGGTGGGTATTGCGCTGGGAAAGCTCAGCGATAGGTCACGGAAAAGCTCGCGTAGCCATTCGCTGAACCCGGCGTGGGCGTTGGCCCGTCGGCAGTCTGGATATACCGCGCCTTGAGCGGCACCGTGGTGGTGCCATTGACGATCTGCGTGAGCCGCACCGGCTGGCCCAGGTTCATCGGCGTGTTGTCGTTGCGCAGCACTTGGATGGCCACGCCTTGGGCCGTGGAATCGCTCGACAAACTCAAGATGCCGTTGGCCGCGTCGAGGATGTTCGAGGTCTTGTTGCCATCGATCTGGATATTGGCGTAGTTGCCATTGAAATAGCCGTTGGCGTTG
The genomic region above belongs to Pseudomonas azotoformans and contains:
- a CDS encoding fimbrial protein; the encoded protein is MKKFALKGLTLALVLAGTSQAALAADGEINFIGSVTDNTCPVVVEDLNGSAGAGDVGLGSVPVTSLASAGQVAGGGAFTLTIDTTAPGCSVTGKKAVVKFLSLSGNAGASGQWIGLSPEAGVATNVAVQIKDATGKDVQVGLESSPYLDLTQPLRFTANYIATGAATAGPANAKAAFTVDYQ
- a CDS encoding fimbrial biogenesis chaperone — encoded protein: MKRFVTPFKTTPFKSTALLALMLLSGISQAGVMLGGTRIVFDGNKRDASITVGNTTAQPYAVQTWVNTEADDNTTPTPFVATPPLFRLDPHKEQMVRIQKVPGALPEDRESVFYFNAQEIPVAAKADENTLKIAMRTRIKLFYRPAGLQGNTLDALPQLRWSLVQEQGKTLLEVNNPSAFHVSFIGVKAMGGGQTVEVDEPKMVAPMSRQRYALPGFTARTGEVMFSAINDFGGYSEPSKVAITSAP
- a CDS encoding fimbria/pilus outer membrane usher protein; amino-acid sequence: MRTYALNLDCLTVPFTPLRLSAAVLAALMGGVAFAEEPAKFDASFMQSFGGTSAGPNLDLDAIANSGSIGPGTYPVVIRLNQSFFDRRDMTFAKDEASGEVRVCLSEAFLKELGVKLEAFQVPGDALPACIDLAAMVEGASVSFDANHLALDISVPQIALRRDAAGYVAPQDWDRGINAAMLNYQFSAAQTQSDRRGSGSQYNLYANGGFNLGDWRFRSSSSFRQDEEGQQDWQRSNTYAQRDLTALKGTLTLGESFTPGDVFDSIPFRGVQVASDMGMLPDSMQGYAPIIRGIAESQAKVEVRQNGFSLYTTYVAPGAFEIDDLNAASGSGDLEIIITEADGRERRFTQPYATLGNMLREKTWRYSMTLGEYNAVDGGQRPAFAQASLAYGLPFDLTLYGGLLGADFYRAGVVGVGKSLGSLGAVSVDVTQAQADVPQAQGGQQKGQSVSVRYGKAFETGTSVRFAGYRYSTEGYRDFEEAVRLQDPNDYFGLSKRSKVEASVNQALGSRGSFYLNMSQQHYWGSSRQDKQMQLGFNTQHKGVTYGVYASKTLTDNYGENNQVVFTVSMPIGQTRSTATYSVTRNNDGSLDQRAGLSGNDGNLTYNVNANRSDLAGNNGSALVGYRAPYAQLGAGVSVGNGYRQASVSASGSVLAHGDGVEFGQALSETVALVEIKDTPNVGVLNAPGTLTNQKGYALVPYVTPYRKNRVALDTGELDTSVDIDDGVTNVVPRRGAVVKAAFAARRSEKVVLSVRLQDGSLPPFGTTVLDDKGVSAGVVGQAGQVLIAVDEGKVYSMKWGEKAAQRCTVELDISQTAPVDGYRVMEAICKAP